In one window of Carassius carassius chromosome 38, fCarCar2.1, whole genome shotgun sequence DNA:
- the cdab gene encoding cytidine deaminase b, whose amino-acid sequence MTASHKSNTTSGRWENWEKGLDAGSGKNRVTSKSVEPQKHNTKPTQHSNMGDQKMRSKRINGLNEHLSGIKELIWKSLEARKFAYCPYSKFRVGAALLTHDGTVFTGCNVENACFCLGICAEKTAISKAVSHGYRDFKAIAIASDMCEQFVSPCGGCRQFMREASFI is encoded by the exons ATGACAGCATCACACAAATCAAACACAACATCAGGGAGGTGGGAGAACTGGGAAAAGGGATTGGATGCCGGATCTGGAAAAAACAGAGTCACAAGCAAGTCTGTAGAGCCGCAGAAACACAACACAAAGCCTACACAGCACAGCAACATGGGAGATCAAAAGATGAGAAGCAAGCGTATTAATGGGTTGAATGAGCACTTGTCTGGAATCAAAGAGTTGATCTGGAAATCCCTAGAGGCCAGGAAATTTGCCTACTGCCCCTACAGCAAGTTCAGAGTCGGGGCGGCACTCCTGACACACGACGGGACGGTTTTCACAG GCTGTAATGTGGAAAACGCGTGCTTCTGCTTGGGCATCTGTGCTGAGAAAACTGCCATCTCAAAGGCCGTCTCACATGGCTACAGGGATTTCAAAGCCATTGCCATCGCTAG TGATATGTGTGAGCAGTTCGTTTCTCCCTGTGGAGGCTGCAGGCAATTCATGAGAGAGGCAAGTTTCATTTAA
- the LOC132119266 gene encoding dnaJ homolog subfamily C member 16-like isoform X3 codes for MCLSVHMSHTMGGWSVFVSCCFWAILLLALFGDSLAYSPEFDPYKVIGVSRHASQAEIKKVYKRLAREWHPDKNKSPGAEDMFIKITKSYEILSNEERRSNYDRFGQMDENQNFARAPQGFRPYHDSFYFDESFFHFPRTSRDFTDSKHLFQYNQYISEVLPDSFKRPYLIKITSEWCFTCIHIEPVWKDAVQELEPLGVGIGVVDIGYERQLANHLGAHRTPSILGLINGKVTFFHYAVVREHLRQFVESLLPQKLVEKVTDKSYLEFLNSWHEENKPRVLMFDVASNIPLLYKLTALAHKDYMRFGYVDMGLTETSKVVQRFNINTYAPTMLLFKENTDKPADVIQARGMKKQIIDEFVSNNRFLLVPRLVNQKLFDELCPVKQFHRRRKYCVLLVTDEGEQFVSVNEAFFDFASSNTKEVLRFAYVYQRKQQSLCDTLLKKEDTAPPQVILLERRSATGRVLYRTVMGGWNGSDDDKHRLLEQLELLQKDPSYLTHDAMLPELNNEFASMFLIQWINSAYDYLTQFYFDLLYSNWREMMPVLSLIFSALFILFGTVIIQAFSDAGEDKPAKQKATESPKTAESSPGQESASSRPPKKNFVEVTELTDITYMSNLVRLKPGHINVVLILTDASKQVLLRKFAKEVFSFSGSQTLHYSFLNVDKHSQWMDSLMELTPHARPSDCLDKEEEEEDSTSNKSDYTGHVLALNGHKKYFCLFRPVFTGEEAECSRWSDEDARKASRSRSSSRQKATTLEIHHKLDRLGLWMERLMEGTLPRHYVPAWPGLDTITPQK; via the exons ATGTG CTTGTCGGTTCATATGTCCCACACGATGGGAGGCTGGAGTGTGTTTGTGTCCTGCTGTTTTTGGGCGATTCTTCTCCTGGCTCTGTTTGGAGATTCCCTGGCGTATTCGCCTGAGTTTGATCCCTACAAAGTTATCGGGGTGTCCAGACATGCCAGCCAGGCCGAAATCAAGAAAGTGTACAAGAGGCTCGCAAGAGAATG GCATCCAGACAAGAACAAAAGTCCAGGGGCAGAGGACATGTTTATCAAGATCACTAAATCTTATGAG ATTCTGTCCAATGAGGAGAGAAGGTCAAACTATGACCGGTTTGGTCAAATGGACGAGAATCAAAACTTTGCCCGAGCACCGCAGGGCTTCAGACCTTATCATGACAGCTTCTACTTCGATGAGTCTTTCTTTCACTTCCCTCGGACGAGTCGTGATTTCACAGACAGCAAGCACCTCTTTCAATACAATCAGTACATCAGTGAGGTTCTGCCGGACAGTTTCAAGAGGCCCTACCTGATCAAGATCACATCAGAGTGGTGCTTCACCTGCATCCATATTGAGCCTGTATGGAAGGACGCTGTGCAAGAGCTGGAGCCGCTGG GAGTTGGTATTGGAGTGGTGGACATTGGATATGAGAGACAGCTGGCTAACCATCTTGGTGCCCACCGCACACCGTCCATACTTGGTTTAATCAATGGCAAAGTCACTTTCTTCCACTACGCTGTGGTCAGGGAACACTTGAGACAGTTTGTGGAAAGCCTTCTGCCCCAGAAGCTGGTTGAGAAG gtGACGGATAAAAGCTATCTTGAGTTTTTAAACAGTTGGCACGAGGAGAATAAGCCAAGAGTGCTAATGTTTGATGTAGCATCTAATATCCCTCTTTTGTATAAG CTCACCGCGTTAGCCCATAAGGACTATATGAGGTTTGGCTATGTGGACATGGGCCTGACTGAGACCTCCAAAGTCGTGCAGAGGTTCAACATTAACACATACGCTCCCACCATGCTCCTCTTCAAAGAGAACACAGACAAACCGGCTGATGTTATACAG GCAAGAGGAATGAAAAAACAGATAATTGATGAGTTTGTGTCCAATAATCGTTTTCTGCTGGTGCCGCGGCTGGTAAATCAGAAGCTCTTCGACGAGCTGTGTCCAGTTAAACAGTTCCACCGTCGCAGGAA GTACTGTGTTCTTCTCGTCACCGATGAAGGGGAGCAGTTTGTGTCAGTGAACGAGGCGTTCTTTGACTTCGCTTCCTCCAACACTAAAGAAGTTCTCAGGTTTGCTTATGTTTATCAGAGAAAGCAGCAGTCTCTCTGTGACACCCTGCTCAAAAAGGAAGACACAGCCCCTCCACAG GTGATTCTCCTGGAGAGACGCAGCGCTACAGGAAGGGTGTTGTATCGGACAGTGATGGGTGGATGGAATGGGAGTGATGATGATAAGCACCGCCTCCTCGAGCAGCTTGAGCTTCTGCAAAAAGACCCCTCCTACCTTACCCACGATGCAATGCTGCCTGAACTCAACAACGAGTTTGCATCT ATGTTTCTGATTCAGTGGATAAACAGTGCATATGATTACCTCACTCAATTCTACTTTGATCTTCTCTACTCTAATTG GCGAGAGATGATGCCCGTACTGTCTCTGATCTTCTCAGCTCTTTTCATCCTGTTTGGGACTGTAATCATTCAGGCCTTCAG TGATGCTGGGGAAGACAAACCAGCCAAACAAAAGGCCACAGAGTCACCAAAGACAGCAGAGAGCTCTCCAGGACAAGAGAGCGCTTCAAG TCGTCCACCTAAGAAGAATTTTGTGGAAGTGACCGAGCTCACGGACATCACCTACATGAGTAACCTAGTCAGGTTAAAGCCTGGTCACATCAACGTTGTGCTGATCCTCACTGATGCTTCTAAGCAAGTACTGCTCAGGAAGTTTGCCAAAGAAGTGTTTTCGTTCTCAGG GTCTCAGACTCTTCACTACTCCTTTTTAAATGTGGACAAGCACAGCCAATGGATGGATTCCCTCATGGAGTTGACTCCCCACGCCAGGCCGTCAGACTGCTTGGacaaagaggaagaagaggaggactCCACCTCCAACAAATCAGACTACACTGGCCACGTCCTGGCGCTCAACGGCCACAAGAAGTATTTCTGCTTATTTAGACCTGTCTTCACAGGGGAGGAAGCCGAATGCAGTAGGTGGTCCGACGAGGATGCAAGGAAAGCCTCGAGGTCCCGGTCAAGTTCCCGACAGAAGGCCACCACTCTGGAGATCCACCACAAACTGGACCGACTGGGTCTGTGGATGGAGAGGCTGATGGAAGGAACTCTACCAAGGCACTACGTTCCGGCCTGGCCCGGTCTGGACACCATAACACCGCAGAAATAA
- the LOC132119266 gene encoding dnaJ homolog subfamily C member 16-like isoform X1, with product MKSCNVILASSLSVHMSHTMGGWSVFVSCCFWAILLLALFGDSLAYSPEFDPYKVIGVSRHASQAEIKKVYKRLAREWHPDKNKSPGAEDMFIKITKSYEILSNEERRSNYDRFGQMDENQNFARAPQGFRPYHDSFYFDESFFHFPRTSRDFTDSKHLFQYNQYISEVLPDSFKRPYLIKITSEWCFTCIHIEPVWKDAVQELEPLGVGIGVVDIGYERQLANHLGAHRTPSILGLINGKVTFFHYAVVREHLRQFVESLLPQKLVEKVTDKSYLEFLNSWHEENKPRVLMFDVASNIPLLYKLTALAHKDYMRFGYVDMGLTETSKVVQRFNINTYAPTMLLFKENTDKPADVIQARGMKKQIIDEFVSNNRFLLVPRLVNQKLFDELCPVKQFHRRRKYCVLLVTDEGEQFVSVNEAFFDFASSNTKEVLRFAYVYQRKQQSLCDTLLKKEDTAPPQVILLERRSATGRVLYRTVMGGWNGSDDDKHRLLEQLELLQKDPSYLTHDAMLPELNNEFASMFLIQWINSAYDYLTQFYFDLLYSNWREMMPVLSLIFSALFILFGTVIIQAFSDAGEDKPAKQKATESPKTAESSPGQESASSRPPKKNFVEVTELTDITYMSNLVRLKPGHINVVLILTDASKQVLLRKFAKEVFSFSGSQTLHYSFLNVDKHSQWMDSLMELTPHARPSDCLDKEEEEEDSTSNKSDYTGHVLALNGHKKYFCLFRPVFTGEEAECSRWSDEDARKASRSRSSSRQKATTLEIHHKLDRLGLWMERLMEGTLPRHYVPAWPGLDTITPQK from the exons ATGAAATCCTGTAATGTAATCCTAGCCTCCAG CTTGTCGGTTCATATGTCCCACACGATGGGAGGCTGGAGTGTGTTTGTGTCCTGCTGTTTTTGGGCGATTCTTCTCCTGGCTCTGTTTGGAGATTCCCTGGCGTATTCGCCTGAGTTTGATCCCTACAAAGTTATCGGGGTGTCCAGACATGCCAGCCAGGCCGAAATCAAGAAAGTGTACAAGAGGCTCGCAAGAGAATG GCATCCAGACAAGAACAAAAGTCCAGGGGCAGAGGACATGTTTATCAAGATCACTAAATCTTATGAG ATTCTGTCCAATGAGGAGAGAAGGTCAAACTATGACCGGTTTGGTCAAATGGACGAGAATCAAAACTTTGCCCGAGCACCGCAGGGCTTCAGACCTTATCATGACAGCTTCTACTTCGATGAGTCTTTCTTTCACTTCCCTCGGACGAGTCGTGATTTCACAGACAGCAAGCACCTCTTTCAATACAATCAGTACATCAGTGAGGTTCTGCCGGACAGTTTCAAGAGGCCCTACCTGATCAAGATCACATCAGAGTGGTGCTTCACCTGCATCCATATTGAGCCTGTATGGAAGGACGCTGTGCAAGAGCTGGAGCCGCTGG GAGTTGGTATTGGAGTGGTGGACATTGGATATGAGAGACAGCTGGCTAACCATCTTGGTGCCCACCGCACACCGTCCATACTTGGTTTAATCAATGGCAAAGTCACTTTCTTCCACTACGCTGTGGTCAGGGAACACTTGAGACAGTTTGTGGAAAGCCTTCTGCCCCAGAAGCTGGTTGAGAAG gtGACGGATAAAAGCTATCTTGAGTTTTTAAACAGTTGGCACGAGGAGAATAAGCCAAGAGTGCTAATGTTTGATGTAGCATCTAATATCCCTCTTTTGTATAAG CTCACCGCGTTAGCCCATAAGGACTATATGAGGTTTGGCTATGTGGACATGGGCCTGACTGAGACCTCCAAAGTCGTGCAGAGGTTCAACATTAACACATACGCTCCCACCATGCTCCTCTTCAAAGAGAACACAGACAAACCGGCTGATGTTATACAG GCAAGAGGAATGAAAAAACAGATAATTGATGAGTTTGTGTCCAATAATCGTTTTCTGCTGGTGCCGCGGCTGGTAAATCAGAAGCTCTTCGACGAGCTGTGTCCAGTTAAACAGTTCCACCGTCGCAGGAA GTACTGTGTTCTTCTCGTCACCGATGAAGGGGAGCAGTTTGTGTCAGTGAACGAGGCGTTCTTTGACTTCGCTTCCTCCAACACTAAAGAAGTTCTCAGGTTTGCTTATGTTTATCAGAGAAAGCAGCAGTCTCTCTGTGACACCCTGCTCAAAAAGGAAGACACAGCCCCTCCACAG GTGATTCTCCTGGAGAGACGCAGCGCTACAGGAAGGGTGTTGTATCGGACAGTGATGGGTGGATGGAATGGGAGTGATGATGATAAGCACCGCCTCCTCGAGCAGCTTGAGCTTCTGCAAAAAGACCCCTCCTACCTTACCCACGATGCAATGCTGCCTGAACTCAACAACGAGTTTGCATCT ATGTTTCTGATTCAGTGGATAAACAGTGCATATGATTACCTCACTCAATTCTACTTTGATCTTCTCTACTCTAATTG GCGAGAGATGATGCCCGTACTGTCTCTGATCTTCTCAGCTCTTTTCATCCTGTTTGGGACTGTAATCATTCAGGCCTTCAG TGATGCTGGGGAAGACAAACCAGCCAAACAAAAGGCCACAGAGTCACCAAAGACAGCAGAGAGCTCTCCAGGACAAGAGAGCGCTTCAAG TCGTCCACCTAAGAAGAATTTTGTGGAAGTGACCGAGCTCACGGACATCACCTACATGAGTAACCTAGTCAGGTTAAAGCCTGGTCACATCAACGTTGTGCTGATCCTCACTGATGCTTCTAAGCAAGTACTGCTCAGGAAGTTTGCCAAAGAAGTGTTTTCGTTCTCAGG GTCTCAGACTCTTCACTACTCCTTTTTAAATGTGGACAAGCACAGCCAATGGATGGATTCCCTCATGGAGTTGACTCCCCACGCCAGGCCGTCAGACTGCTTGGacaaagaggaagaagaggaggactCCACCTCCAACAAATCAGACTACACTGGCCACGTCCTGGCGCTCAACGGCCACAAGAAGTATTTCTGCTTATTTAGACCTGTCTTCACAGGGGAGGAAGCCGAATGCAGTAGGTGGTCCGACGAGGATGCAAGGAAAGCCTCGAGGTCCCGGTCAAGTTCCCGACAGAAGGCCACCACTCTGGAGATCCACCACAAACTGGACCGACTGGGTCTGTGGATGGAGAGGCTGATGGAAGGAACTCTACCAAGGCACTACGTTCCGGCCTGGCCCGGTCTGGACACCATAACACCGCAGAAATAA
- the LOC132119266 gene encoding dnaJ homolog subfamily C member 16-like isoform X4 — MKSCNVILASSLSVHMSHTMGGWSVFVSCCFWAILLLALFGDSLAYSPEFDPYKVIGVSRHASQAEIKKVYKRLAREWHPDKNKSPGAEDMFIKITKSYEILSNEERRSNYDRFGQMDENQNFARAPQGFRPYHDSFYFDESFFHFPRTSRDFTDSKHLFQYNQYISEVLPDSFKRPYLIKITSEWCFTCIHIEPVWKDAVQELEPLGVGIGVVDIGYERQLANHLGAHRTPSILGLINGKVTFFHYAVVREHLRQFVESLLPQKLVEKVTDKSYLEFLNSWHEENKPRVLMFDVASNIPLLYKLTALAHKDYMRFGYVDMGLTETSKVVQRFNINTYAPTMLLFKENTDKPADVIQARGMKKQIIDEFVSNNRFLLVPRLVNQKLFDELCPVKQFHRRRKYCVLLVTDEGEQFVSVNEAFFDFASSNTKEVLRFAYVYQRKQQSLCDTLLKKEDTAPPQVILLERRSATGRVLYRTVMGGWNGSDDDKHRLLEQLELLQKDPSYLTHDAMLPELNNEFASMFLIQWINSAYDYLTQFYFDLLYSNWREMMPVLSLIFSALFILFGTVIIQAFRSQTLHYSFLNVDKHSQWMDSLMELTPHARPSDCLDKEEEEEDSTSNKSDYTGHVLALNGHKKYFCLFRPVFTGEEAECSRWSDEDARKASRSRSSSRQKATTLEIHHKLDRLGLWMERLMEGTLPRHYVPAWPGLDTITPQK, encoded by the exons ATGAAATCCTGTAATGTAATCCTAGCCTCCAG CTTGTCGGTTCATATGTCCCACACGATGGGAGGCTGGAGTGTGTTTGTGTCCTGCTGTTTTTGGGCGATTCTTCTCCTGGCTCTGTTTGGAGATTCCCTGGCGTATTCGCCTGAGTTTGATCCCTACAAAGTTATCGGGGTGTCCAGACATGCCAGCCAGGCCGAAATCAAGAAAGTGTACAAGAGGCTCGCAAGAGAATG GCATCCAGACAAGAACAAAAGTCCAGGGGCAGAGGACATGTTTATCAAGATCACTAAATCTTATGAG ATTCTGTCCAATGAGGAGAGAAGGTCAAACTATGACCGGTTTGGTCAAATGGACGAGAATCAAAACTTTGCCCGAGCACCGCAGGGCTTCAGACCTTATCATGACAGCTTCTACTTCGATGAGTCTTTCTTTCACTTCCCTCGGACGAGTCGTGATTTCACAGACAGCAAGCACCTCTTTCAATACAATCAGTACATCAGTGAGGTTCTGCCGGACAGTTTCAAGAGGCCCTACCTGATCAAGATCACATCAGAGTGGTGCTTCACCTGCATCCATATTGAGCCTGTATGGAAGGACGCTGTGCAAGAGCTGGAGCCGCTGG GAGTTGGTATTGGAGTGGTGGACATTGGATATGAGAGACAGCTGGCTAACCATCTTGGTGCCCACCGCACACCGTCCATACTTGGTTTAATCAATGGCAAAGTCACTTTCTTCCACTACGCTGTGGTCAGGGAACACTTGAGACAGTTTGTGGAAAGCCTTCTGCCCCAGAAGCTGGTTGAGAAG gtGACGGATAAAAGCTATCTTGAGTTTTTAAACAGTTGGCACGAGGAGAATAAGCCAAGAGTGCTAATGTTTGATGTAGCATCTAATATCCCTCTTTTGTATAAG CTCACCGCGTTAGCCCATAAGGACTATATGAGGTTTGGCTATGTGGACATGGGCCTGACTGAGACCTCCAAAGTCGTGCAGAGGTTCAACATTAACACATACGCTCCCACCATGCTCCTCTTCAAAGAGAACACAGACAAACCGGCTGATGTTATACAG GCAAGAGGAATGAAAAAACAGATAATTGATGAGTTTGTGTCCAATAATCGTTTTCTGCTGGTGCCGCGGCTGGTAAATCAGAAGCTCTTCGACGAGCTGTGTCCAGTTAAACAGTTCCACCGTCGCAGGAA GTACTGTGTTCTTCTCGTCACCGATGAAGGGGAGCAGTTTGTGTCAGTGAACGAGGCGTTCTTTGACTTCGCTTCCTCCAACACTAAAGAAGTTCTCAGGTTTGCTTATGTTTATCAGAGAAAGCAGCAGTCTCTCTGTGACACCCTGCTCAAAAAGGAAGACACAGCCCCTCCACAG GTGATTCTCCTGGAGAGACGCAGCGCTACAGGAAGGGTGTTGTATCGGACAGTGATGGGTGGATGGAATGGGAGTGATGATGATAAGCACCGCCTCCTCGAGCAGCTTGAGCTTCTGCAAAAAGACCCCTCCTACCTTACCCACGATGCAATGCTGCCTGAACTCAACAACGAGTTTGCATCT ATGTTTCTGATTCAGTGGATAAACAGTGCATATGATTACCTCACTCAATTCTACTTTGATCTTCTCTACTCTAATTG GCGAGAGATGATGCCCGTACTGTCTCTGATCTTCTCAGCTCTTTTCATCCTGTTTGGGACTGTAATCATTCAGGCCTTCAG GTCTCAGACTCTTCACTACTCCTTTTTAAATGTGGACAAGCACAGCCAATGGATGGATTCCCTCATGGAGTTGACTCCCCACGCCAGGCCGTCAGACTGCTTGGacaaagaggaagaagaggaggactCCACCTCCAACAAATCAGACTACACTGGCCACGTCCTGGCGCTCAACGGCCACAAGAAGTATTTCTGCTTATTTAGACCTGTCTTCACAGGGGAGGAAGCCGAATGCAGTAGGTGGTCCGACGAGGATGCAAGGAAAGCCTCGAGGTCCCGGTCAAGTTCCCGACAGAAGGCCACCACTCTGGAGATCCACCACAAACTGGACCGACTGGGTCTGTGGATGGAGAGGCTGATGGAAGGAACTCTACCAAGGCACTACGTTCCGGCCTGGCCCGGTCTGGACACCATAACACCGCAGAAATAA
- the LOC132119266 gene encoding dnaJ homolog subfamily C member 16-like isoform X2: MFYLSVHMSHTMGGWSVFVSCCFWAILLLALFGDSLAYSPEFDPYKVIGVSRHASQAEIKKVYKRLAREWHPDKNKSPGAEDMFIKITKSYEILSNEERRSNYDRFGQMDENQNFARAPQGFRPYHDSFYFDESFFHFPRTSRDFTDSKHLFQYNQYISEVLPDSFKRPYLIKITSEWCFTCIHIEPVWKDAVQELEPLGVGIGVVDIGYERQLANHLGAHRTPSILGLINGKVTFFHYAVVREHLRQFVESLLPQKLVEKVTDKSYLEFLNSWHEENKPRVLMFDVASNIPLLYKLTALAHKDYMRFGYVDMGLTETSKVVQRFNINTYAPTMLLFKENTDKPADVIQARGMKKQIIDEFVSNNRFLLVPRLVNQKLFDELCPVKQFHRRRKYCVLLVTDEGEQFVSVNEAFFDFASSNTKEVLRFAYVYQRKQQSLCDTLLKKEDTAPPQVILLERRSATGRVLYRTVMGGWNGSDDDKHRLLEQLELLQKDPSYLTHDAMLPELNNEFASMFLIQWINSAYDYLTQFYFDLLYSNWREMMPVLSLIFSALFILFGTVIIQAFSDAGEDKPAKQKATESPKTAESSPGQESASSRPPKKNFVEVTELTDITYMSNLVRLKPGHINVVLILTDASKQVLLRKFAKEVFSFSGSQTLHYSFLNVDKHSQWMDSLMELTPHARPSDCLDKEEEEEDSTSNKSDYTGHVLALNGHKKYFCLFRPVFTGEEAECSRWSDEDARKASRSRSSSRQKATTLEIHHKLDRLGLWMERLMEGTLPRHYVPAWPGLDTITPQK, encoded by the exons ATGTTcta CTTGTCGGTTCATATGTCCCACACGATGGGAGGCTGGAGTGTGTTTGTGTCCTGCTGTTTTTGGGCGATTCTTCTCCTGGCTCTGTTTGGAGATTCCCTGGCGTATTCGCCTGAGTTTGATCCCTACAAAGTTATCGGGGTGTCCAGACATGCCAGCCAGGCCGAAATCAAGAAAGTGTACAAGAGGCTCGCAAGAGAATG GCATCCAGACAAGAACAAAAGTCCAGGGGCAGAGGACATGTTTATCAAGATCACTAAATCTTATGAG ATTCTGTCCAATGAGGAGAGAAGGTCAAACTATGACCGGTTTGGTCAAATGGACGAGAATCAAAACTTTGCCCGAGCACCGCAGGGCTTCAGACCTTATCATGACAGCTTCTACTTCGATGAGTCTTTCTTTCACTTCCCTCGGACGAGTCGTGATTTCACAGACAGCAAGCACCTCTTTCAATACAATCAGTACATCAGTGAGGTTCTGCCGGACAGTTTCAAGAGGCCCTACCTGATCAAGATCACATCAGAGTGGTGCTTCACCTGCATCCATATTGAGCCTGTATGGAAGGACGCTGTGCAAGAGCTGGAGCCGCTGG GAGTTGGTATTGGAGTGGTGGACATTGGATATGAGAGACAGCTGGCTAACCATCTTGGTGCCCACCGCACACCGTCCATACTTGGTTTAATCAATGGCAAAGTCACTTTCTTCCACTACGCTGTGGTCAGGGAACACTTGAGACAGTTTGTGGAAAGCCTTCTGCCCCAGAAGCTGGTTGAGAAG gtGACGGATAAAAGCTATCTTGAGTTTTTAAACAGTTGGCACGAGGAGAATAAGCCAAGAGTGCTAATGTTTGATGTAGCATCTAATATCCCTCTTTTGTATAAG CTCACCGCGTTAGCCCATAAGGACTATATGAGGTTTGGCTATGTGGACATGGGCCTGACTGAGACCTCCAAAGTCGTGCAGAGGTTCAACATTAACACATACGCTCCCACCATGCTCCTCTTCAAAGAGAACACAGACAAACCGGCTGATGTTATACAG GCAAGAGGAATGAAAAAACAGATAATTGATGAGTTTGTGTCCAATAATCGTTTTCTGCTGGTGCCGCGGCTGGTAAATCAGAAGCTCTTCGACGAGCTGTGTCCAGTTAAACAGTTCCACCGTCGCAGGAA GTACTGTGTTCTTCTCGTCACCGATGAAGGGGAGCAGTTTGTGTCAGTGAACGAGGCGTTCTTTGACTTCGCTTCCTCCAACACTAAAGAAGTTCTCAGGTTTGCTTATGTTTATCAGAGAAAGCAGCAGTCTCTCTGTGACACCCTGCTCAAAAAGGAAGACACAGCCCCTCCACAG GTGATTCTCCTGGAGAGACGCAGCGCTACAGGAAGGGTGTTGTATCGGACAGTGATGGGTGGATGGAATGGGAGTGATGATGATAAGCACCGCCTCCTCGAGCAGCTTGAGCTTCTGCAAAAAGACCCCTCCTACCTTACCCACGATGCAATGCTGCCTGAACTCAACAACGAGTTTGCATCT ATGTTTCTGATTCAGTGGATAAACAGTGCATATGATTACCTCACTCAATTCTACTTTGATCTTCTCTACTCTAATTG GCGAGAGATGATGCCCGTACTGTCTCTGATCTTCTCAGCTCTTTTCATCCTGTTTGGGACTGTAATCATTCAGGCCTTCAG TGATGCTGGGGAAGACAAACCAGCCAAACAAAAGGCCACAGAGTCACCAAAGACAGCAGAGAGCTCTCCAGGACAAGAGAGCGCTTCAAG TCGTCCACCTAAGAAGAATTTTGTGGAAGTGACCGAGCTCACGGACATCACCTACATGAGTAACCTAGTCAGGTTAAAGCCTGGTCACATCAACGTTGTGCTGATCCTCACTGATGCTTCTAAGCAAGTACTGCTCAGGAAGTTTGCCAAAGAAGTGTTTTCGTTCTCAGG GTCTCAGACTCTTCACTACTCCTTTTTAAATGTGGACAAGCACAGCCAATGGATGGATTCCCTCATGGAGTTGACTCCCCACGCCAGGCCGTCAGACTGCTTGGacaaagaggaagaagaggaggactCCACCTCCAACAAATCAGACTACACTGGCCACGTCCTGGCGCTCAACGGCCACAAGAAGTATTTCTGCTTATTTAGACCTGTCTTCACAGGGGAGGAAGCCGAATGCAGTAGGTGGTCCGACGAGGATGCAAGGAAAGCCTCGAGGTCCCGGTCAAGTTCCCGACAGAAGGCCACCACTCTGGAGATCCACCACAAACTGGACCGACTGGGTCTGTGGATGGAGAGGCTGATGGAAGGAACTCTACCAAGGCACTACGTTCCGGCCTGGCCCGGTCTGGACACCATAACACCGCAGAAATAA